From the Diospyros lotus cultivar Yz01 chromosome 13, ASM1463336v1, whole genome shotgun sequence genome, one window contains:
- the LOC127787997 gene encoding rhodanese-like domain-containing protein 9, chloroplastic, which translates to MAGINCCFSSTLSSRSNLGASWLVLESHRGQATAGKQPCRRILKIKAEVDYVSAEEAKNLIAAEGYAILDVRDKKQYDRAHIKSCYHVPLFIENQDNDFGTVIKRTVHNNFAGLFFGLPFTKLNPDFVQSVKSQFPPETKVLLVCQEGLRSTAAARKLEEAGFQNIACVTSGLQSVKPGLFDSVGSTELQDAGKAGLVTIQGKISAVLGTALICAYLFITFFPEQAEKLLQMAPAS; encoded by the exons ATGGCAGGAATTAACTGCTGCTTCTCTTCAACGCTCTCTTCCCGGAG CAATTTGGGGGCTTCTTGGTTGGTACTTGAAAGCCATCGAGGACAGGCCACAGCAGGGAAGCAACCTTGCCggagaattttgaaaatcaaagcAGAAGTGGATTATGTAAGCGCCGAGGAAGCTAAGAACCTTATAGCAGCCGAGGGATATGCAATTCTTGATGTGAGAGACAAAAAACAATATGATCGGGCACATATAAAATCATGCTACCATgttcccctatttatagagaaccAGGACAATGACTTTG GCACAGTGATAAAGAGGACAGTACACAATAATTTTGCGGGCTTGTTCTTTGGCTTGCCGTTCACTAAACTCAACCCTGATTTTGTGCAATCCGTGAAGAGCCAGTTTCCACCAGAAACTAAAGTCTTGCTCGTCTGTCAGGAAGGACTGAG gtCAACAGCTGCTGCTAGAAAGCTAGAGGAAGCTGGTTTCCAGAACATAGCATGCGTAACATCAGGGCTTCAGTCAGTAAAACCAG GCCTATTTGACTCTGTTGGTTCCACAGAGTTGCAAGATGCAGGCAAGGCTGGCTTGGTCACAATTCAAGGCAAGATCTCAGCTGTACTTGGGACTGCACTTATCT GTGCATATCTTTTCATAACCTTCTTCCCTGAGCAAGCAGAGAAGCTGCTCCAGATGGCCCCTGCAAGCTAA
- the LOC127789160 gene encoding outer envelope pore protein 16-3, chloroplastic/mitochondrial, with the protein MDPSELRYLEDDDTPVTKIMKGTTTGLVAGTIWGTIVATWHDVPRVERRVALPGLIRTLKMMGSHGMTFAAIGGVYIGVDQLLQNYRMKRDFINGAVGGFVAGASILGYKGRSIPTAISAGAALAVTSALIDAGGQTTRIDNGKEYYPYTTKKRTNDNN; encoded by the exons ATGGATCCATCAGAACTTAGGTATTTGGAAGATGATGATACCCCAGTGACTAAGATAATGAAGGGTACAACCACTGGTTTAGTTGCCGGGACTATTTGGGGTACCATAGTTGCCACATGGCATGATGTGCCTCGTGTTGAGAGAAGGGTTGCACTTCCTGGGTTGATAAGGACTCTCAAGATGATGGGTAGCCATGGGATGACTTTTGCTGCTATCGGTGGTGTTTACATTGGTGTAGATCAGCTTTTACAGAACTATAGGATGAAGAGGGACTTTATCAATGGGGCAGTTGGTGGTTTTGTTGCTGGGGCTTCTATTCTTGGTTACAAAG GTAGAAGCATTCCGACAGCAATTTCTGCAGGAGCAGCGCTGGCAGTTACATCTGCTTTGATTGATGCCGGGGGTCAGACCACAAGAATCGACAACGGAAAGGAGTACTACCCTTACACCACAAAGAAGAGGACAAATGACAACAATTAA
- the LOC127789093 gene encoding CDK5RAP3-like protein — protein sequence MQNQDEIRSLPIDIALARLGEWLVDRKRIPSDWRKRLAVVRAKISAAFSSLPKDLDPYFQTLDSEAIGYLEAKHIYDILLKSTPENRNIFGRLSGAAGVWESIVKALEKDHIYLGEAAQIVVQNVNYEIPYQKKQVQRTQQQLAELDRREADIKRNAALSAAKFAESCQELGLEGVNVRLELLETAKKLLPSTFKRILEVLSGESISQAIEFYSNFVRDAHTDKDKTSCSILPNLRDILEKNPSLNAYVQPEVIDSVNVQASLEESNHVSGDIDIAADGIDWDITVDSSQIDWDIGTVEEADDAGNGLGPYEIVNASEILQNSSTNEAASDQALLNKEDNAVPEVSASEISWDINVENPQFDVIDDTALSNAVPESRTALPNTVTEIEEISQQRSQLLETDYRNNILDDLFEIKAFLNQRLRELTNDETLSLQHQVQAVTPFVLQQYSSDAIQKMQSDVILVVSLLTNRKTRDLIMILNSKRFLDRQVSMLEEKKHHELKLKEGLKDLSAKRMELKSTLASLWPKQEAALAKTRELKKLSESTLSSMFDGRPVNIIGEINALLSSSLSPP from the exons ATGCAGAATCAGGACGAGATTCGCAGTCTCCCCATCGACATCGCTTTAGCTCGTCTTGGAG AGTGGTTGGTAGATCGGAAGAGGATCCCGTCCGATTGGCGAAAACGATTGGCGGTTGTAAGAGCTAAGATATCGGCCGCGTTTTCATCTCTGCCGAAGGATTTGGATCCGTACTTCCAAACCCTAGACTCTGAAG CTATTGGTTACTTAGAAGCCAAACACATATATGATATTCTTCTGAAGTCAACTCCAGAAAACCGTAATATTTTCGGCCGGCTTTCAGGTGCTGCT GGTGTTTGGGAATCAATTGTGAAAGCTTTAGAGAAAGATCATATTTACCTTGGGGAGGCTGCTCAGATAGTGGTCCAAAATGTTAATTATGAAAT aCCATATCAGAAAAAACAGGTCCAAAGGACTCAACAGCAACTTGCAGAGCTTGACCGCCGGGAAGCTGATATTAAAAGAAATGCAGCTCTTTCAGCAGCTAAATTTGCAGAGTCTTGTCAAGAGCTTGGGTTGGAG GGAGTAAATGTAAGGTTGGAACTGTTAGAAACTGCAAAAAAATTGCTCCCAAGCACATTTAAGAGGATTCTGGAAGTTTTGAGTGGGGAGTCTATTTCACAGGCAATTGAGTTCTACTCAAATTTTGTCAGAGATGCACATACAGATAAGGAT AAAACTTCCTGTTCCATCTTACCAAATTTGAGGGATATTCTAGAAAAAAACCCTTCTCTGAATGCTTATGTGCAACCTGAAGTTATTGATTCTGTGAATGTTCAAGCTAGCCTTGAAGAATCCAATCATGTTTCTGGGGACATTGACATTGCAGCTGATGGTATTGACTGGGATATAACTGTGGATAGCTCTCAGATAGATTGGGATATTGGTACAGTGGAAGAAGCAGATGATGCTGGCAATGGATTGGGTCCTTATGAGATTGTTAATGCCAGTGAGATTTTGCAAAATTCTTCAACAAATGAAGCAGCATCTGACCAGGCCTTGTTAAATAAAGAAGACAATGCAGTCCCTGAGGTCTCTGCATCTGAGATATCTTGGGATATTAATGTTGAGAACCCTCAATTTGATGTGATTGACGATACTGCTTTGTCAAATGCAGTCCCAGAGTCTCGTACAGCCCTTCCAAACACTGTAACTGAAATTGAGGAGATTAGCCAACAGAGGAGCCAACTTTTGGAGACAGATTACAGGAATAATATTCTTGATGATCTATTTGAG ATAAAAGCATTCTTGAACCAACGGTTGAGGGAGCTGACAAATGATGAAACTTTGTCCTTACAACATCAAGTCCAGGCAGTTACTCCATTTGTGTTGCAGCAGTATTCTTCTGATGCTATTCAGAAAATGCAATCAGATGTTATATTGGTTGTCTCCTTACTGACAAATAGAAAGACTCGAGATCTGATCATGATTCTTAATTCTAAGAG ATTTCTAGATAGACAGGTGAGTATGCTAGAGGAAAAGAAACACCATGAATTGAAGTTAAAGGAGGGATTGAAAGACTTATCTGCCAAACGTATGGAGCTGAAAAGTACATTAGCTTCACTATGGCCGAAGCAG GAAGCAGCTCTGGCAAAAACCAGGGAGTTGAAAAAGCTTTCCGAGAGTACATTATCATCCATGTTTGATGGGAGACCCGTCAATATAATTGGAGAGATCAATGCCCTATTGAGTAGCAGCCTCAGCCCGCCATAA